One Caretta caretta isolate rCarCar2 chromosome 6, rCarCar1.hap1, whole genome shotgun sequence genomic region harbors:
- the ZBTB25 gene encoding zinc finger and BTB domain-containing protein 25: MDTASHSLVLLQQLNMQREFGFLCDCTVAIGDVYFKAHRAVLAAFSNYFKMIFIHQTSDCIKIQPTDIQPDIFSYLLHIMYTGKGPKQTVNPSRLEEGIRFLHADYLSHIAIKMNQILSPETMQSSNLYGIQISTAHKATKEGLGAKENLTNASNRSANPGDHPQLQLSLAIGLDDGTLEQQITHPSTQATGVAKPVEELQKSSVSIKQEKCDPEPVVSQSHVSPAPDVSRTNLKMHLCHYCGERFDSRGNLREHLHTHVSGSLPFGVPASILESNDLGEVQPITEKGEAIESHRLGTFLRKEKEHLSEHPNHSNTEPLQYGQWSLVSKDTEPVELNCNFSFSRKRKISCTVCGHKFLRKSQLLEHMYAHKGKQYKYNRGQRFGNPVAHRFHPYCDSWSDCPVKSARLSQDHLDSSCASESDLAPENVDAILVE, translated from the exons ATGGATACAGCTAGCCACAGTTTAGTCCTCCTGCAGCAGTTGAACATGCAGCGTGAGTTTGGTTTTCTGTGTGACTGCACCGTTGCAATAGGAGATGTTTACTTCAAGGCCCACAGAGCAGTGCTAGCTGCTTTTTCGAACTACTTTAAGATGATATTTATTCACCAGACAAG TGACTGCATAAAGATTCAGCCTACAGATATCCAACCAGACATATTCAGTTACTTGTTGCACATCATGTACACTGGAAAAGGTCCAAAGCAGACTGTCAACCCCAGCCGGCTGGAGGAGGGCATTCGATTTCTCCATGCAGACTACCTTTCCCATATTGCAATTAAAATGAACCAGATACTTTCCCCAGAGACGATGCAGTCTTCAAACTTATATGGAATTCAGATTTCAACCGCACACAAAGCAACAAAGGAAGGTCTTGGAGCAAAAGAAAATCTGACAAATGCCAGCAACAGGTCTGCTAACCCGGGCGATCACCCACAGTTACAGCTCTCACTTGCCATTGGACTAGATGATGGTACCCTCGAACAACAGATCACCCATCCTTCCACCCAAGCAACTGGGGTTGCCAAACCAGTAGAGGAGCTTCAGAAATCATCTGTGTCTATAAAGCAGGAGAAATGTGACCCCGAGCCAGTGGTGTCCCAAAGTCACGTGTCGCCCGCTCCAGATGTTTCTAGAACTAATCTCAAAATGCATTTATGTCATTACTGTGGGGAGCGCTTTGATTCCCGTGGGAATTTGCGGGAACACTTGCATACTCATGTCTCCGGCTCACTTCCCTTTGGCGTCCCAGCCTCCATCCTGGAGAGCAATGACCTTGGTGAAGTGCAGCCTATTACTGAAAAGGGGGAAGCTATTGAAAGTCATCGGCTTGGTACCTTCCTAAGGAAAGAGAAGGAGCATCTGTCAGAACATCCAAACCATAGTAACACAGAGCCCTTACAGTATGGCCAGTGGTCGCTAGTCTCCAAAGACACTGAGCCTGTGGAGTTAAACTGCAACTTTTCTTTttcaagaaagagaaaaatcagtTGCACAGTCTGTGGCCACAAATTTCTCCGAAAGAGCCAGTTGCTGGAACACATGTACGCCCACAAAGGGAAACAATACAAATATAACCGAGGCCAAAGGTTTGGTAACCCAGTAGCCCACAGGTTTCATCCTTATTGTGACAGTTGGTCTGACTGTCCAGTAAAAAGTGCCAGGCTCTCTCAAGATCACCTAGATTCATCATGTGCATCGGAGTCTGATCTTGCTCCAGAAAATGTTGATGCAATCCTCGTAGAATAG